A region of Gemmatimonadales bacterium DNA encodes the following proteins:
- a CDS encoding RNA polymerase sigma factor, translated as MTAPDTHRAIDAVWRIESARLIAGLARMVGDVGLAEDLAQDALVAALERWPASGIPENPGAWLMTAAKRRAIDQFRRNRMLERKHDQLGHELQTGRELAAPDLDAALDDPVGDDILRLIFTTCHPVLSAEARAALTLRLLGGLTTDEIARAFLVPATTIAQRIVRAKRTLAETRVAFEVPRGDELAARLSSVLEVIYLIFNEGYSATAGDDWVRPALSDDALRLGRILAELAPGESEVHGLEALMEIQASRFRARVDPSGAPILLLDQDRGRWDQLLIRRGLGALERAERTSDAPGPYALQAAIAACHARARTAEETDWVRIVALYEALARIDPSPVVELNRAVAVGMAFGPAAALAVVDGLASDPALESYYLLPSVRGDLLAKLGRADEARAEFERAASLTRNSRERRLLLDRAAACGSGRPAER; from the coding sequence GTGACGGCTCCCGACACCCACCGCGCTATCGACGCCGTCTGGCGGATCGAATCGGCCCGGCTCATCGCCGGGCTGGCGCGGATGGTGGGAGACGTCGGGCTGGCCGAGGATCTCGCACAGGATGCGCTGGTGGCGGCGCTCGAGCGGTGGCCCGCATCGGGCATTCCGGAAAACCCCGGCGCCTGGCTCATGACGGCCGCCAAGCGGCGCGCCATCGATCAATTCCGCCGAAACCGAATGCTCGAGCGGAAGCACGATCAACTCGGCCACGAGCTCCAAACTGGGCGGGAGCTGGCCGCGCCCGATCTCGACGCCGCCCTTGACGATCCGGTCGGCGACGACATCCTCCGCCTCATATTCACCACGTGTCACCCCGTGCTCTCGGCCGAGGCCCGAGCCGCGCTCACCCTCCGCCTCCTGGGCGGCCTCACGACCGACGAGATCGCGCGCGCGTTTCTCGTCCCCGCCACGACGATTGCGCAGAGGATCGTCCGGGCCAAGCGCACGCTGGCTGAAACACGCGTTGCCTTCGAGGTGCCGCGCGGCGACGAGCTGGCCGCGCGGCTCTCGTCGGTGCTCGAGGTCATCTACCTCATCTTCAACGAAGGCTACTCGGCCACGGCGGGCGATGACTGGGTGCGTCCCGCGCTCTCGGACGACGCGCTCCGCCTGGGCCGCATCCTGGCCGAGCTGGCACCCGGGGAATCGGAGGTCCACGGGCTCGAGGCGCTGATGGAGATCCAGGCGTCGCGATTCCGCGCCAGAGTCGACCCGTCGGGTGCGCCGATCCTGCTGCTCGACCAGGACCGCGGGCGTTGGGACCAGCTTCTCATTCGTCGCGGGCTCGGCGCGCTCGAGCGCGCCGAGCGGACGAGCGATGCGCCCGGGCCGTACGCGCTGCAAGCGGCGATCGCCGCATGCCACGCGCGCGCCCGGACCGCGGAGGAAACCGATTGGGTACGGATCGTGGCGCTTTACGAGGCGCTGGCCCGCATCGATCCATCCCCCGTGGTAGAGCTCAACCGCGCCGTCGCGGTCGGCATGGCGTTCGGGCCGGCGGCGGCGCTGGCGGTCGTTGATGGACTCGCATCGGATCCCGCGCTCGAGAGCTATTACCTGTTGCCGAGTGTGCGCGGCGACCTCCTCGCCAAGCTCGGCCGCGCGGACGAGGCACGAGCGGAGTTCGAGCGTGCCGCCTCGCTCACCCGCAACTCGAGGGAGCGCAGGCTGCTGCTCGATCGCGCCGCCGCATGCGGGAGTGGTCGTCCGGCCGAGCGGTGA
- a CDS encoding PhzF family phenazine biosynthesis protein — protein sequence MPLGITQIDAFTATPFAGNSAAVCLLPAPREDAWMQAVAREMNLAETAFLLRADGQLAPGRPGNGSYQLRWFTPAVEVDLCGHATLASAHFLWEAGHLPPDATARFETRSGLLTASRAGEWISLDFPVTPAVPCPVPPALERALGARLCQVAQSRFDYLVELESAAAVRAIAPDFTLLERIGGRGVIVTAASDDPKFDFVSRFFAPASGIPEDPVTGSAHCVLGPFWGPRLSKSDMVGYQASARGGVVRVGLRGDRVLLGGQAVTVLHGQLLY from the coding sequence ATGCCGCTGGGCATCACCCAGATCGATGCCTTCACGGCGACACCGTTCGCCGGCAATTCCGCCGCGGTGTGCCTCCTGCCCGCGCCACGCGAGGACGCGTGGATGCAGGCCGTGGCGCGCGAGATGAACCTCGCCGAGACGGCGTTCCTGCTCCGCGCGGACGGGCAGCTCGCTCCTGGCCGGCCCGGGAATGGCTCGTACCAGCTCCGCTGGTTCACACCCGCGGTGGAAGTCGACCTCTGCGGCCACGCCACGCTCGCAAGCGCGCATTTTCTCTGGGAGGCGGGCCACCTGCCGCCGGACGCGACGGCCCGATTCGAGACCCGGAGCGGCCTGCTCACGGCGAGCCGCGCCGGCGAGTGGATCTCCCTGGATTTTCCCGTGACGCCGGCGGTGCCGTGCCCGGTGCCGCCCGCGCTCGAGCGGGCGCTCGGCGCGCGCCTCTGCCAGGTGGCGCAGAGCCGATTCGATTACCTGGTCGAGCTCGAGTCCGCCGCCGCCGTGCGGGCCATTGCGCCCGACTTCACACTCCTCGAGCGCATCGGCGGACGCGGTGTCATCGTGACCGCCGCCTCCGACGACCCGAAATTCGATTTCGTTTCACGCTTCTTCGCGCCGGCGAGCGGGATCCCGGAAGACCCCGTCACCGGCTCCGCGCACTGCGTGCTGGGCCCATTCTGGGGGCCGCGTCTGAGCAAGAGCGACATGGTGGGGTATCAGGCGTCCGCGCGCGGCGGTGTCGTGCGGGTCGGCCTGCGCGGCGACCGCGTCCTGCTCGGCGGCCAGGCAGTGACGGTGCTGCACGGTCAGTTGTTGTACTGA
- the mscL gene encoding large conductance mechanosensitive channel protein MscL, whose amino-acid sequence MRGSYARPPRGVSYASPYLVGARAMLKDFKAFILRGNVLDLAIGVIIGAAFGTVVSSLVNDIIMPPIGLALGNVDFSNLFIVLKEGAKAAGPYAALADAKAAGAVTLNYGVFINAIVSFLIIGFAVFMVMRAAVKLYPPAPVAAPNTRDCPYCATPIPLAARRCPNCTSEVAKAA is encoded by the coding sequence GTGCGCGGCTCTTACGCCCGCCCGCCCCGCGGCGTATCGTATGCCTCCCCCTATCTCGTCGGAGCGCGGGCGATGCTCAAGGACTTCAAGGCCTTCATTTTGCGCGGGAACGTGCTGGACCTCGCCATCGGCGTCATCATCGGCGCGGCGTTCGGCACGGTGGTCTCTTCGCTGGTCAACGACATCATCATGCCGCCGATCGGCCTCGCGCTGGGCAACGTCGACTTCTCCAATCTCTTCATCGTCCTCAAGGAAGGCGCCAAGGCGGCGGGGCCCTACGCCGCTCTCGCCGACGCCAAGGCGGCCGGCGCGGTGACGCTCAACTACGGCGTCTTCATCAACGCGATCGTCTCGTTCCTCATCATCGGCTTTGCGGTGTTCATGGTGATGCGGGCGGCGGTCAAGCTGTATCCGCCGGCACCCGTGGCGGCGCCCAACACCCGGGACTGCCCCTACTGCGCCACCCCGATTCCGCTGGCCGCGCGCCGGTGCCCCAACTGCACGTCCGAGGTGGCGAAGGCGGCGTAG
- a CDS encoding transcriptional regulator produces the protein MAESNAARRDLGGAARERSEPPAHQSALELDRLIHERMRLAIVSALAVNESLTFNELKALLETTDGNLSVHARRLEEARYIACTKSFAGRLPRTEYRLTAAGRKALEHYLDHMEALIRETRPRGPGGSETTS, from the coding sequence GTGGCTGAATCGAACGCCGCCCGGCGCGACCTTGGCGGCGCCGCGCGCGAGCGGTCCGAACCGCCGGCGCATCAAAGCGCGCTGGAACTGGACCGGCTCATCCACGAGCGGATGCGGCTCGCCATCGTGAGCGCGCTCGCGGTGAACGAATCGCTCACCTTCAACGAGCTCAAGGCATTGCTCGAGACCACCGACGGCAACCTGAGCGTGCACGCCCGGCGACTCGAGGAGGCCCGGTACATCGCTTGCACCAAGTCGTTTGCCGGCCGCCTGCCCCGGACCGAATACCGACTGACCGCCGCAGGTCGCAAGGCATTGGAGCATTACCTCGACCATATGGAAGCCCTGATCCGGGAGACGCGGCCCCGCGGCCCCGGTGGTTCGGAGACGACCTCGTGA
- a CDS encoding YciI family protein, with amino-acid sequence MRVMVIVKADKNTEAGVLPSHELLAAMGKYNEELVKAGIMLAGEGLQPSSKGARVKFSGSKRTVIDGPFTETKELVAGFWLWQVKSLDEAIEWAKRCPNPTGEESVLEIRQVFEAEDFGPALTPELREQEKRLGEQMAAKAKR; translated from the coding sequence ATGCGCGTCATGGTGATCGTCAAAGCGGACAAGAACACCGAGGCCGGCGTGCTGCCCAGCCACGAGCTGCTGGCCGCAATGGGCAAGTACAACGAGGAATTGGTCAAAGCCGGCATCATGCTGGCCGGTGAGGGCCTGCAGCCGAGCTCGAAGGGTGCGCGGGTCAAATTTTCGGGCAGCAAGCGGACCGTGATTGACGGGCCGTTCACCGAAACCAAGGAGCTGGTCGCCGGATTCTGGCTCTGGCAGGTGAAGTCGCTGGACGAGGCGATCGAGTGGGCGAAGCGCTGCCCCAACCCCACGGGCGAGGAATCCGTGCTCGAGATCCGCCAGGTGTTCGAGGCGGAGGACTTCGGCCCGGCGCTCACCCCCGAGCTGCGCGAGCAGGAGAAGCGCCTCGGCGAGCAGATGGCGGCGAAGGCGAAGCGCTAG
- a CDS encoding PAS domain S-box protein, which yields MPAPDKLRVLILEDMPMDAELVEYELERANIGFVACRVDTEDGFRRALDEFHPDVILSDYTLPRFDGMAALALAKQWAPATPLLIVTGSVNEETAVGCMKAGAADYLLKGNLSRIGPAIEAALMRANAHAEQSRAQLALRRSEANLRALFNNSLQCFVLVDRTGTVQAFNPTADDWAVRLTGRRLAEGERIEEFLPGTAEGLAAAQAGETHRREYCIVDTAGTTRWFETSDVPVVDDAGDVIGVCMSAVNIDERRRAEQALRESEARYRDLFDNASDLVCVTSPGGTFLYTNAAWHAALGYAPQELAERQLADVVDLEDLDRCADAFGRVLAGESVGHLEIVLRTRAGASLTVEGSVSATFKSGRPDVVRGIFRDVSERKRVEEQLRRAERMQAAGRLAGGVAHEVNNMMTGVLGFASFVQKSLAPDDARHGDLDEIVRAGTRAADITRQLLAFTRQQYRRVELMDINTVLDRSQRMLRRSLGDDHVLDLKRAPEPCIVRVDHAQLEQVLVNLVLNARDAMAEPGRVSVEVTSVSLDGAYAESHPGVRIPPGAYVMLAVSDTGSGISAEVQAQMFEPFFTTKAVGKGTGLGLSTVYGIVKQSDGFVWAYSEVGHGTVFKIYLPRVKTSGPIAAAGNGASGDARGTETILVVEDEAIVRALTSRGLREHGYTVVETSTVSDAVAYLDAHRGGVHLVVSDVVMPVAGGRELGQRMAVMEPGIPILYMSGYTGEDVVERGLLSPGALFEQKPFAPDRLAQRVRQVLDTAEAARRRHSGPMPTL from the coding sequence ATGCCGGCTCCGGACAAGCTCAGAGTTCTGATTCTGGAAGACATGCCGATGGATGCCGAGCTGGTCGAGTACGAGCTCGAGCGGGCCAACATCGGATTCGTCGCATGTCGGGTCGATACGGAAGACGGGTTTCGCCGCGCGCTCGACGAATTCCATCCGGATGTGATCCTCTCCGACTACACGCTGCCCCGCTTCGACGGGATGGCGGCGCTCGCCCTGGCCAAGCAGTGGGCGCCGGCGACGCCGCTCCTCATCGTCACCGGCTCGGTCAACGAGGAGACCGCGGTCGGCTGCATGAAGGCGGGCGCCGCCGACTACCTGCTCAAGGGCAATCTCTCCCGCATCGGCCCGGCCATCGAGGCGGCCCTGATGCGCGCCAACGCGCACGCCGAGCAGAGCCGGGCCCAGCTGGCCCTCCGCCGCTCCGAGGCCAACCTGCGCGCCCTCTTCAATAACAGCCTGCAGTGCTTCGTGCTGGTGGACCGCACCGGCACCGTGCAGGCCTTCAATCCGACGGCGGACGACTGGGCCGTGCGGCTCACCGGCCGCCGACTCGCGGAGGGCGAGCGGATCGAGGAATTCCTCCCCGGCACGGCGGAGGGCCTCGCGGCCGCCCAGGCCGGCGAGACCCACCGCCGCGAGTACTGCATCGTCGACACCGCGGGCACCACCCGCTGGTTCGAGACGAGCGATGTCCCCGTGGTGGACGATGCGGGCGACGTGATCGGCGTATGCATGAGCGCCGTCAATATCGACGAGCGCCGCCGCGCCGAGCAGGCGTTGCGGGAGAGCGAGGCGCGCTACCGCGACCTCTTCGACAACGCCAGCGATCTGGTCTGCGTGACGTCACCCGGCGGCACGTTCCTCTACACCAACGCCGCCTGGCATGCCGCCCTGGGTTACGCGCCGCAAGAGCTGGCCGAGCGCCAGCTTGCCGACGTGGTGGATCTCGAAGACCTCGACCGCTGCGCCGACGCCTTTGGCCGCGTGCTCGCCGGCGAATCGGTAGGGCACCTCGAGATCGTGCTCCGCACCCGGGCCGGCGCCTCGCTCACCGTGGAGGGAAGCGTGAGTGCCACGTTCAAGAGCGGCCGGCCGGACGTGGTACGCGGCATCTTCCGCGACGTAAGCGAGCGGAAGCGGGTCGAGGAGCAGCTCCGCCGCGCCGAGCGGATGCAGGCCGCCGGCCGCCTCGCCGGCGGCGTGGCGCACGAGGTCAACAACATGATGACCGGCGTGCTCGGCTTCGCGAGCTTCGTCCAGAAGAGCCTTGCCCCCGACGACGCGCGCCACGGCGATCTCGACGAGATCGTCCGCGCCGGCACCCGCGCTGCCGACATCACCCGGCAGTTGCTGGCCTTCACCCGCCAGCAGTACCGCCGCGTCGAGCTGATGGACATCAACACCGTGCTCGACCGCAGCCAGCGCATGCTGCGGCGCTCGCTCGGTGACGATCACGTGCTCGATCTCAAGCGGGCGCCCGAGCCCTGCATCGTGCGGGTGGACCACGCGCAGCTCGAGCAGGTGCTCGTAAACCTCGTGCTCAACGCGCGCGATGCGATGGCCGAGCCGGGGCGAGTGTCCGTCGAGGTCACGTCGGTCTCGCTCGACGGCGCGTACGCCGAGAGCCATCCCGGCGTGCGGATTCCGCCTGGTGCGTACGTCATGCTGGCCGTGAGCGACACCGGCAGCGGCATCAGCGCCGAGGTGCAGGCGCAGATGTTCGAGCCCTTCTTTACCACCAAAGCGGTGGGCAAAGGCACCGGGCTCGGCCTCTCGACCGTGTACGGCATCGTGAAACAGAGCGACGGGTTCGTCTGGGCCTACAGCGAGGTGGGGCACGGCACCGTGTTCAAGATTTACCTGCCGCGGGTGAAGACGTCGGGGCCGATCGCGGCGGCCGGCAACGGCGCGAGCGGCGATGCGCGGGGGACCGAGACCATCCTCGTCGTGGAGGACGAGGCGATCGTGCGCGCGCTCACCAGCCGCGGATTGCGCGAGCACGGCTATACCGTCGTCGAGACCTCCACCGTGTCCGACGCGGTGGCGTATCTCGACGCGCACCGGGGCGGCGTGCATCTGGTGGTCTCGGATGTCGTGATGCCGGTGGCCGGCGGCCGGGAGTTGGGGCAGCGCATGGCGGTCATGGAACCGGGCATTCCGATCCTCTACATGTCGGGATATACGGGAGAAGACGTGGTGGAGCGCGGCCTCCTTTCGCCGGGCGCGCTCTTCGAGCAGAAGCCGTTCGCGCCCGACCGGCTGGCGCAACGCGTGCGGCAGGTGCTCGACACGGCCGAAGCCGCACGCCGGCGGCACAGCGGCCCGATGCCCACCCTCTGA
- a CDS encoding DinB family protein: MTPARRAAAAPSLSPVELLFSDFANEHALTRRMLERFPDSDPAWRPHPKSRTVAELATHVAAIINRGWVILETDTIEARERSRLAPIESAARLVEFFDASVARFTAALAATDFDALKRPWELSLAGRVVATYPKRVALRVVMMSHLIHHRGQLGVYYRLLGIPIPALYGPSADESVL; this comes from the coding sequence GTGACCCCTGCGCGTCGAGCAGCAGCCGCGCCCTCGCTCTCGCCGGTCGAGCTGCTGTTCTCGGATTTCGCAAACGAGCATGCGCTCACCCGCCGCATGCTCGAGCGCTTCCCCGATTCCGACCCGGCTTGGCGTCCCCACCCCAAGTCCAGGACCGTCGCCGAGCTCGCGACCCACGTCGCGGCCATCATCAACCGCGGCTGGGTGATTCTCGAGACCGACACGATCGAGGCCAGAGAGCGGTCGCGATTGGCCCCGATCGAGTCGGCCGCGCGTCTCGTCGAGTTCTTCGACGCCAGCGTGGCTCGCTTCACTGCTGCGCTCGCCGCGACCGACTTCGACGCGCTCAAGCGCCCGTGGGAGCTCAGTCTGGCCGGGCGTGTCGTCGCCACATACCCCAAGCGGGTGGCGCTCCGGGTGGTCATGATGAGTCATCTCATCCACCACCGCGGCCAGCTCGGCGTGTACTACCGGCTGCTGGGCATCCCGATCCCGGCCCTCTACGGCCCCTCCGCGGACGAGTCGGTGCTCTGA
- a CDS encoding amylo-alpha-1,6-glucosidase has product MPDMALVPAINASRKTTDPRSLEWLEADGLGGFASGTVSGIRTRRYHALLLVATTPPSGRMVLVDGFEAAIEAGGRREFLSRQHYAPDVTAPADAAELEAFIHEPWPAWTLRTPTGYLVEQELFVPAGLPAVALRWRLVGGTGGAVRTGATDSAAKPVQLVVRPFLSGRNFHAMHQENAVFDFGAEMGEGRVRWHPYEGVPAVTALANAEYAPEPLWYRRFVCTEELARGLDFVTDLAAPGVFTWDLAAGDAVLLFTTDPAALARDGESPADAFARLRAAEALRRARFATPLHRAADAYLVKRGAGKTIIAGYPWFGDWGRDTFVALRGLCLAAGRRDDARAILLEWAERVSGGMLPNRFADAGDAPEFNAVDAALWYVVAVHEYLQGDGWSPEPPVGVSDRERLEAACRAIIGGYASGTRHRIHMDVDGLLAAGEPGVQLTWMDAKVGDRVVTPRIGKPVEVQALWLNALRIVSDWDPAWREPYERGRKSFLERFWNEAAGCLYDIVDADHQPGAVDASLRPNQILAVGGLPFALLDGVRARRVVDVVERALWTPLGLRSLAADDPRYAVRYEGGVRERDGAYHQGTVWPWLLGPFVEAWLRVHGDTADTRRRARHCFLEPLLRHMGEAGLGHVSEIADAEPPHTPRGCPFQAWSVGEALRLDQVVLRRPRLSSACA; this is encoded by the coding sequence ATGCCAGACATGGCCCTGGTGCCCGCCATCAACGCGTCGCGGAAGACCACCGACCCGCGCTCCCTCGAGTGGCTCGAGGCCGATGGCCTCGGCGGCTTCGCCTCGGGCACCGTGTCCGGCATCCGCACGCGGCGCTACCACGCTCTGCTGCTCGTGGCCACGACGCCGCCGTCGGGGCGGATGGTGTTGGTGGACGGCTTCGAGGCCGCGATCGAGGCGGGCGGCCGGCGCGAGTTTCTCTCGCGACAGCACTACGCGCCCGACGTCACGGCGCCGGCCGACGCGGCGGAGCTGGAGGCATTCATCCACGAGCCGTGGCCTGCGTGGACGCTGCGCACACCGACCGGGTACCTGGTGGAGCAGGAGCTCTTCGTGCCCGCCGGCCTCCCCGCCGTTGCCCTCCGGTGGCGGCTCGTGGGCGGCACTGGCGGCGCGGTGCGCACCGGTGCGACAGATTCCGCGGCCAAGCCGGTGCAGCTCGTCGTACGGCCCTTTCTCTCCGGTCGCAACTTCCACGCGATGCACCAGGAGAACGCGGTCTTCGATTTTGGAGCGGAGATGGGCGAGGGCCGCGTTCGCTGGCACCCGTATGAAGGCGTTCCCGCGGTGACCGCGCTCGCCAACGCCGAGTATGCCCCCGAACCGCTCTGGTATCGCCGCTTCGTCTGTACGGAGGAGCTGGCGCGCGGGCTCGATTTCGTCACCGATCTCGCGGCGCCGGGTGTGTTCACCTGGGACCTCGCCGCCGGCGATGCAGTACTCCTTTTCACGACCGATCCCGCGGCGCTCGCGCGTGACGGTGAATCGCCGGCTGACGCCTTTGCCCGCCTGCGTGCGGCCGAGGCGCTGCGTCGCGCGCGCTTCGCTACACCACTCCACCGCGCGGCCGACGCGTATCTCGTGAAGCGCGGCGCCGGCAAGACGATCATCGCCGGCTATCCCTGGTTCGGCGATTGGGGCCGCGACACCTTCGTCGCGCTCCGCGGTCTCTGTCTCGCCGCGGGTCGGCGCGATGACGCCCGCGCAATCCTGCTCGAGTGGGCCGAACGGGTATCGGGCGGCATGTTGCCGAACCGATTTGCCGACGCCGGCGATGCGCCGGAGTTCAACGCGGTGGACGCGGCGCTCTGGTACGTGGTGGCCGTGCACGAATACCTGCAGGGCGACGGGTGGTCGCCGGAGCCGCCGGTGGGCGTCAGCGACCGCGAGCGGTTGGAAGCGGCGTGTCGCGCGATCATCGGGGGCTACGCCAGCGGTACGCGCCACCGGATCCACATGGATGTCGACGGGCTGCTCGCGGCGGGTGAGCCGGGCGTGCAGCTCACCTGGATGGATGCGAAGGTGGGCGATCGAGTGGTGACACCGCGAATCGGAAAGCCGGTCGAGGTGCAGGCGCTCTGGCTCAACGCGCTCCGGATCGTGAGTGACTGGGACCCGGCGTGGCGCGAGCCGTACGAGCGCGGCAGGAAATCCTTTCTCGAGCGGTTCTGGAACGAGGCCGCGGGATGTCTCTATGACATCGTCGATGCGGACCACCAGCCGGGCGCCGTGGATGCATCGCTCCGGCCCAATCAGATCCTTGCGGTGGGCGGGCTGCCCTTCGCGTTGCTCGACGGCGTCCGCGCCCGCCGAGTGGTGGACGTGGTGGAGCGCGCGCTCTGGACCCCGCTCGGGCTCCGCTCGCTCGCGGCGGACGATCCGCGCTACGCCGTGCGCTACGAGGGCGGCGTGCGCGAGCGCGACGGCGCCTATCACCAGGGCACCGTCTGGCCGTGGTTGCTCGGCCCGTTCGTGGAAGCGTGGTTACGGGTGCATGGCGACACGGCGGACACCCGGCGCCGCGCCCGCCACTGCTTTCTCGAGCCGCTGCTCCGCCACATGGGCGAGGCCGGACTCGGCCACGTCTCCGAGATCGCTGACGCGGAGCCGCCGCACACGCCGCGCGGCTGCCCGTTCCAGGCGTGGTCGGTGGGCGAGGCGCTCCGGCTCGACCAGGTGGTGCTCAGGCGTCCACGATTAAGTTCCGCCTGCGCATGA
- a CDS encoding di-trans,poly-cis-decaprenylcistransferase: MIKPPAAPLPVTPSSLHVGIIMDGNGRWATRQGRSRAAGHRQGAKVVRRIAEVAPDLGVGMLTVFAFSADNWQRPDREVNWLMRLFREYLRTEAMRCAATGVRLTVLGRRDRLSKGLLEAVQIAESTTAGGHRLHLRIAIDYSARDAILRAAQCLSADTVPSRESFGRLLSIVDHGGPAAQPVDLLIRTGGERRLSDFLLWECAYAELCFMPIMWPDFGPEHLAEAVADFRHRERRFGALPDAAAAS, translated from the coding sequence GTGATCAAACCGCCCGCCGCACCCCTGCCGGTCACGCCATCCAGCCTGCACGTCGGCATTATCATGGACGGGAACGGCCGCTGGGCCACCCGCCAGGGCCGCTCGCGCGCGGCCGGCCATCGCCAGGGTGCCAAGGTGGTGCGGCGCATCGCCGAGGTCGCGCCCGACCTGGGCGTGGGCATGCTCACGGTCTTCGCCTTCTCGGCCGACAACTGGCAGCGCCCCGATCGCGAAGTGAACTGGCTGATGCGACTCTTCCGCGAGTACCTGCGCACCGAGGCAATGCGGTGTGCCGCGACCGGCGTGCGTCTCACGGTCCTCGGCCGGCGCGACCGGCTCTCGAAGGGGCTGCTCGAGGCGGTGCAGATCGCCGAGTCGACGACGGCGGGCGGGCATCGCCTGCACCTGCGCATCGCCATCGACTACTCGGCGCGCGATGCCATCCTGCGCGCGGCGCAGTGCCTGAGCGCCGACACGGTGCCCTCGCGCGAGTCGTTCGGGCGATTGCTCTCGATCGTGGATCACGGCGGGCCGGCGGCGCAGCCGGTGGATCTGCTCATTCGAACGGGCGGCGAGCGGCGCCTGAGCGACTTTCTGCTCTGGGAATGCGCCTACGCCGAGCTCTGCTTCATGCCCATCATGTGGCCCGACTTCGGGCCCGAGCACCTGGCCGAAGCGGTGGCGGATTTCCGGCACCGGGAGCGGCGGTTCGGCGCGCTGCCTGACGCAGCGGCGGCGAGCTGA
- a CDS encoding metallophosphoesterase produces the protein MRQLTRRQFLAAGGAAATVLAGDMFAVEPRRLQITRSMLPVRGLARALEGVRVAHVSDVHLPANRAVAAEALDALERERPEIVVLTGDICETVEASADLTDFARRARGTIATAATLGNWEYRGGLGGEAGRRAYAAAGVPLLTNAHLAVEHAGGTLLLVGLDDLVAGDPNPRTALARRPIGAPELWLTHAPGLADRLPFGLGARPSVLLTGHTHGGQIRIPGLPAYTPVGSGRFVAGWYRDTLAPLYVSRGIGTADIRARLFCPPELPIFTLTRA, from the coding sequence ATGAGGCAGCTCACCCGACGCCAGTTCCTCGCCGCGGGCGGTGCGGCCGCCACGGTTCTCGCGGGCGACATGTTCGCTGTCGAGCCCCGGCGCCTCCAGATCACCCGGTCAATGCTGCCCGTCCGTGGCCTCGCGCGCGCGCTCGAAGGCGTGCGCGTGGCCCACGTGAGCGACGTTCATCTTCCGGCCAATCGCGCCGTCGCCGCCGAAGCCCTCGACGCGCTCGAGCGCGAGCGGCCCGAGATCGTCGTTCTCACCGGCGACATCTGCGAGACCGTCGAGGCGTCGGCCGACCTCACCGATTTTGCCCGGCGCGCGCGGGGCACCATCGCTACCGCAGCCACGCTCGGCAACTGGGAGTATCGCGGCGGCCTGGGCGGGGAGGCGGGGCGCCGGGCATATGCGGCGGCCGGCGTGCCGCTCCTCACCAATGCACATCTCGCCGTGGAGCACGCCGGTGGCACGCTGCTGCTCGTGGGGCTCGACGACCTCGTTGCCGGCGATCCGAATCCGCGCACCGCGCTCGCCCGCCGTCCCATCGGCGCGCCCGAGCTCTGGCTCACCCATGCGCCCGGCCTCGCGGATCGCCTGCCGTTCGGACTCGGGGCGCGGCCCTCAGTGCTTCTCACCGGCCACACCCACGGCGGGCAGATCCGGATCCCCGGACTCCCCGCGTACACGCCCGTCGGATCGGGGCGGTTCGTCGCCGGCTGGTATCGCGATACGCTGGCGCCGCTCTACGTCTCCCGCGGCATCGGCACCGCCGACATCCGGGCCCGGCTCTTCTGTCCGCCGGAGTTGCCGATCTTCACGCTCACGCGAGCCTGA